In the genome of Dermacentor silvarum isolate Dsil-2018 chromosome 1, BIME_Dsil_1.4, whole genome shotgun sequence, one region contains:
- the LOC125942518 gene encoding LOW QUALITY PROTEIN: uncharacterized protein LOC125942518 (The sequence of the model RefSeq protein was modified relative to this genomic sequence to represent the inferred CDS: inserted 1 base in 1 codon), producing MFTLHRFPASPDLRRQWIAAVNRKDFTVSSWSRVCSRHFVGGRKTDENAVPALHLGYDRKVVLGWRRLVRHEYIPPAKKAKCMPSDESTRTSDDRPLDSGFEACAHKEPSEGAQADSECFEDTDASTEPSEGAQADSECFEDTDASTEPSEGAQADSECFEDTDASTEPSEGAQADSEWFEDTDASTEPSEGAPADSERFEDTQTSIVLPEGAQEDCQQFQDAHFSTVSTKDKSTQWEQIGHNDHTYSQSGLQYSLGKQQGLSSSLTKEDCEFYTGISKPVFDSLVKAVKIESSKKFLRLSVEDQLLLILMRMRLGLLYGHLSRIFGISVSYVHKLFMHTLSVLQKVMKTVVVWLPRSLIRNSMPESFAENGYEKTTCIKDCSEVFLQRPKKLLARXQTYSSYKAHNTVKFLTAIAPNGYVMFVSRAYGGRASDQYIMGHCGVEDFLGSGDEVMADRGFVLSQYLDVQGVKLNVPSFARGKR from the exons atgttcacgctgcaccggtttcctgcatcacctgatttGCGGCGTCAATGGATAGCTGCTGTGAACCGGAAAGATTTTACAGTGTCCTCGTGGTCGCGAGTTTGCTCACGACATTTCGTTGGCGGAAGAAAGACTGACGAGAACGCTGTGCCCGCGCTGCATTTGGGCTACGACAGAAAA GTGGTTTTGGGATGGCGTCGTCTGGTGAGGCACGAATACATCCCGCCAGCTAAGAAG GCGAAGTGCATGCCCAGCGACGAGAGCACAAGAACTTCTGACGATCGGCCCTTAGATTCTGGCTTCGAAGCCTGCGCACATAAG GAGCCATCTGAGGGAGCACAGGCAGACAGCGAATGCTTTGAGGACACAGACGCTTCCACT GAGCCATCTGAGGGAGCACAAGCAGACAGCGAATGCTTTGAGGACACAGACGCTTCTACT GAGCCATCTGAGGGAGCACAAGCAGACAGCGAATGTTTTGAGGACACAGACGCTTCTACT GAGCCATCTGAGGGAGCACAAGCAGACAGCGAATGGTTTGAGGACACAGACGCTTCTACT GAGCCATCTGAGGGAGCACCAGCAGACAGTGAACGCTTTGAGGACACACAAACTTCCATT GTGCTACCCGAGGGAGCACAAGAAGACTGTCAGCAGTTTCAAGATGCACACTTTTCCACA GTCTCGACAAAAGACAAGTCAACACAGTGGGAGCAAATTGGCCACAATGACCACACCTATTCCCAATCTGGGCTGCAATACAGTTTAGGAAAGCAGCAAGGCTTGTCATCAAGCTTGACAAAAGAAGACTGTGAATTCTATACAGGAATCTCAAAACCCGTCTTTGACAGCTTAGTCAAAGCTGTAAAAATTGAAAGCAGCAAGAAATTCCTAAGACTCTCAGTCGAGGACCAACTGCTACTGATCTTAATGAGAATGCGTCTTGGCCTGCTTTACGGACACTTGTCAAGAATATTTGGAATTTCCGTTTCATACGTGCACAAGCTGTTCATGCACACCCTGTCTGTGTTGCAGAAGGTTATGAAGACAGTTGTGGTGTGGCTGCCACGATCACTAATCAGAAATAGCATGCCAGAATCTTTTGCTGAGAATGGTTATGAGAAAACAACCTGCATCAAAGACTGCTCCGAGGTCTTCCTTCAGCGGCCTAAGAAGCTGCTTGCTA GTCAAACCTACAGCAGCTATAAAGCGCACAATACAGTGAAGTTCCTTACTGCCATTGCACCGAATGGCTATGTGATGTTTGTGTCTCGTGCATATGGTGGAAGAGCTTCGGACCAATATATAATGGGTCACTGTGGCGTGGAAGACTTCCTAGGCTCAGGTGATGAAGTGATGGCCGACCGAGGTTTTGTGCTGAGCCAATATCTTGACGTTCAAGGCGTCAAActcaatgtgccttctttcgcaAGAGGTAAGCGTTAA